A genomic window from Thalassoroseus pseudoceratinae includes:
- a CDS encoding DUF1501 domain-containing protein, translated as MNPIDHTRRHFLSSGATAAASVALAALLNRDGLLAAPAKPDFEPKTFDTLPKQPHHEPQAKAMISLWMQGGPSHHDMFDPKPALAKLDGKPFPGKIKYDNAAQASSKVLASPWKFSKHGECGMELSELVPHTAKVADDITLIRSMHTGVNNHGQSIQALNTGRILSGRPVIGSWLTYGLGSETQDLPAYIALTDPGQLPVLGVENWSNGFLPAVYQGTVVRPKEPRIPNLDAPAHLKGTPQSRALELLKVLNERHRNERPGQSDLDARIASYELAARMQSAAKEALDLSQESKATQAMYGMDNPITKEYGSRCLIARRLIERGVRCVQVFTSNQLWDHHGSIISKLPAACKKVDQPSAALVSDLKARGLLDTTVVHWGGEMGRLPVVQNDAGRNKIGRDHNTYGFSQWVAGGGFKGGYVHGATDEFGHHAVESPVSHSDYHATLLHLFGLDHRELTYHRNNRDLSLTDGQECQVVNELLRNPPA; from the coding sequence ATGAACCCGATTGATCACACTCGTCGTCACTTCTTGTCCAGCGGAGCAACGGCCGCTGCCAGTGTGGCGTTGGCAGCATTGCTGAATCGTGATGGGTTGCTCGCCGCACCGGCGAAACCGGACTTCGAACCGAAAACGTTCGACACACTCCCCAAGCAACCCCATCACGAACCGCAAGCGAAGGCAATGATTTCGCTGTGGATGCAGGGCGGGCCCAGTCATCACGACATGTTCGACCCCAAACCAGCCCTTGCGAAACTCGACGGCAAACCGTTCCCTGGCAAAATCAAATACGACAACGCCGCCCAAGCCAGTTCTAAAGTCTTGGCGTCGCCTTGGAAGTTTTCGAAGCACGGTGAGTGCGGAATGGAACTTTCGGAGCTTGTCCCTCACACCGCGAAAGTGGCCGACGATATTACGCTCATTCGGTCGATGCATACCGGTGTGAACAATCACGGCCAGTCAATTCAGGCTCTCAATACGGGACGTATTCTCTCTGGGCGACCGGTGATCGGAAGTTGGTTGACGTATGGTCTTGGCTCGGAGACGCAAGACCTTCCGGCGTACATTGCTCTTACCGATCCCGGACAACTCCCGGTATTAGGTGTCGAGAATTGGTCGAATGGTTTTCTTCCCGCGGTTTACCAAGGAACGGTCGTGCGACCAAAGGAACCACGGATTCCAAATCTCGATGCACCGGCTCACCTAAAAGGCACACCGCAATCGCGGGCCTTGGAGCTGTTGAAAGTCCTCAATGAACGGCATCGCAACGAACGCCCAGGGCAATCCGATCTGGATGCCAGAATCGCGTCCTATGAATTGGCCGCTCGGATGCAATCAGCAGCGAAAGAAGCCTTGGACCTATCGCAAGAATCCAAAGCCACGCAAGCCATGTACGGCATGGACAACCCCATCACGAAAGAGTATGGCAGTCGGTGCTTAATCGCCCGGCGTTTGATCGAGCGGGGTGTCCGATGCGTCCAGGTCTTCACTTCCAACCAGTTATGGGACCATCACGGTAGCATCATCTCCAAGCTGCCCGCGGCGTGCAAAAAGGTCGACCAACCATCCGCAGCTCTCGTGAGCGATCTCAAAGCACGTGGTTTGCTGGACACAACCGTCGTCCATTGGGGGGGCGAAATGGGGCGGCTGCCGGTGGTGCAGAATGACGCCGGACGGAACAAAATCGGCCGTGACCACAACACTTACGGCTTCTCACAATGGGTCGCCGGTGGTGGTTTCAAAGGCGGATATGTCCACGGTGCGACCGATGAGTTCGGTCATCATGCGGTTGAGTCGCCCGTCAGCCACAGCGATTATCACGCAACGCTGTTGCACCTGTTCGGTTTGGATCACCGCGAACTCACGTATCACCGTAATAACCGCGATCTCTCGCTGACCGACGGTCAGGAATGCCAAGTCGTCAATGAATTACTGCGAAACCCACCAGCCTAA